GGCCCCGGGTGGGATTGGGGGGCCGCGCGGGTTAAGCTACCCCCGATGATGCGCGTTGCTGTGGCCGATGTCGGGACGAACTCCACCCACCTGTTGATCGCGGAGACCCGCCCGGGCGGCTTCCGGGTGCTGGACGCCCTGAAGGACCGCACGCGGCTCGGCGAGTGCCTCGACGCGGACGGGAACGTGACCGAGGAGGGCTTCGAGCGCCTCGCGCACAGCCTGGAGCGCTTCCGGGCGCTGGCGGCGTCGCAGGGCATTCAGGAGCTGCGGGCGTACGCGACGAGCGCCATGCGCGGCGCGCCGAACGGCGAGCAGGTCGCGCAGCGCCTGCGGGCGGAGGTGGGGGTGTACCCGGTCATCATCTCCGGGGAGCGCGAGGGGCAGCTCACGTACCTGGGCGCGTCGGGCAGCGTGCATTTCGGGCCGGACAACGTGCTGCTGGACCTGGGCGGCGGGAGCCTGGAACTGGTCCGGGGCGGGCCGGGCGGGCCGGGCGAGGTGCTGAGCGTCCCGCTGGGCTCGGTGCGGCTGCACGGGCAGTTCCTGGGCGGCACGCCCGACACGCGCGCGCCGCGCAAGCGGGACCTCGCAGCCCTGAAGGCGCACGTGCTGGCGTGCCTGGAGCCGCACCTGGACGCGTTCAGGCTGGAGCCGGAGACGCAGGTGTTCGGGTCGAGCGGGACCTTCGAGACGCTCGCGGCGGTCCTTGCGGCCCGCAGCGGCCCGCTGCCGGAAGGGGGTCTGAACGCCGTGAAGTTCACGGTGGCGGACCTGGGGGGGCTGCTGTCGGACCTGTCACAGATGAGCGCCGAGAAGCGCGGGCGCGTGCCGGGCCTCGACCCGAAACGCGCGGACATCATCGTGGCGGGCGCGGCCGTGCTGCACACGGTACTGGAGCGCCTGGGCGCCGCGAGCGTCACGGTGTCGAGCGGCGCGCTGCGCGAGGGCATGCTGCTGGAGTACCTGCAGGAGCAGGAGCACTGGACGCAGGGCCTGTCGGCCCGGCAGCGGAGCGTGCTGGAACTCGCGGAACGGTTCGGCGCGAACCTCGCGCACGCGCGGCAGGTGACGCTGCTCAGCCAGAACCTCTACGACCGCCTGCAGTCCCTCGGGGCGCTCGACGCGGGCGGGACGGGCGCGGACGCGGACGACACCACCCGCAGCCTCCTCAGTGCCGCCGCGACCCTGCACGAGATCGGGCTGCTGGTCGGGCAGAGCAGCCATCACAAGCACTCCGCGTACCTGATCCGGCACGCGGGCCTGCTCGGCTACGACCCGGCGCAGATCGAGGTGGTGGCGCAGGTGGCCCGCTACCACCGCAGGAGCGTCCCGAAGGCCAGTCACGCGGAGTTCGCGGCGCTCGGCGCGGTCACGCAGCGGCGAGTGACGCAGCTCGCGGCGATCCTGCGCGTCGCGGACGGCCTGGACCGCGCGCACACGCAGGCGGCCCGCATTCGCGGCCTGCACCGGGACGGGCGCGGCTGGGTGCTGCGCGTGTCCGGCGCGCACGGCCTGGAGCTGGACGGCGTGACGCAGAAGGGCGACCTGTGGGCGCAGACCTTCGGGCCGCTGCGCGTCGAGACAACGTGACGCTCCCCGCACCCGGGCGCGGCGGGACGGCGTGAGCAGCGTTCCGGAGCTGCTGCGGGCCGTCTGGGCGCGCGCGTGGGTGCGGCTGCTGGCGGCCCTGCTGGCGCTGCTGGGCGTGCTGCTGCTGGCGCGGGTGCTGCAGGGCGTGATCGTGCTGGCGGTCGTGGCGTTCGTGCTGGCGTACCTGTTCGAACCGCTGCTCCGCTGGCTGTCCCGGCACCGCGTGCCGCGCGGGCTGGGCGTCCTGCTGATCGTGCTGACCCTGACGGTCCTCGCGGGCCTGCTGGTGTGGGCGGGCGCGGCGCAGCTGGCGGGACTGCTCGGCGACCTCCCGAAGTTCGGGACGCAGCTCGCGGACCTCGCCACGCACCTGCTGGAGCGCCTGCGCGGCGTGCCGGGCCTGCAGGACGCACCCGAACGCCTCGGCAGGGCGCTGAACGCGCAGGTGAGCGCCCTGGGACGCAACGCCATGCCGCTCGTGCAGCGCCTGCTGGGGTCCGGCAGCGCCCTCATCGGCGGGGCGACGTCCGTGGTCGGCTGGGTGGGGCAGGCGGCGTTCGCGATCACGCTCGCGACGTACTTCATGCTGGACTACCCGAAGCTCGGGCCGAGCGTCCTGCGGCTCCTGCCGGTCCACTGGCAGGGAAACGCGCGGCGACTGTCGGGCGACGTGGCCGACTCCTTCGGCGGGTACCTGCGCGGGCAGCTGATCATCGGGGCGGGCGCGGGCCTGCTCGTCACGCTGGGCCTGCTGGCCCTGCACGTCCCGAACGCGCTGGGCCTGGGCCTGCTGCTGGCCGCGCTGAACATCGTGCCTTACATCGGGCTGGTGCTGGCCGCCATTCCGGCCCTGCTGCTGGCCCTGCCGGGCGGGTGGGTGCAGGTGGCGCTGGTGTTCGCGCTGTACTTCCTGACGAACCAGGTGATCGGGAACGCCCTCGCGCCGTACGTGCTGGGCCGCACGAACAACCTCTCCCCGGCGGCCGTGCTGCTGTCGCTGCTGGTCGGCCTGACGCTGTTCGGACTGGTGGGCGGCCTGCTGGCCGTGCCGACCGCGACGCTCCTGAAGCACTGGCTGGAAACGTACTGGCTGCCGAGCAGGGCGCACGGCCCGCAACCACCTGGGCCACCAGAGCAACCCGGCGGGCACGGCCCGGCCTGAACGCGGCTCCGCCTGACGTTCATCTGGGAGTGGCACAATGCAGGGCAGCCATGACCACTCCTGCCGCCACCAAGAAATCCAGCGTGCCCAAGACCGTCTGGGACCTGATCTTCACGCTCCTGATCCCCATCCTGATCCTCTCCCCGAACATCCTGGGGAGCGGCGTGAGCGTCGCGAACCTGATGGGCGGCGGCACGGGCGGCAACGTTCGCGCGTACCTGATCGCGGCCCTCATCCCGGTCGCGTACGTCGCGTGGGACATCCTCGTGAACCGCAACGTGTCGCCCGTCGCGCTGCTGGGCGGCGCGGCCGCCCTCGTGAGCGGCGCGCTCGCCTTCTGGTACGTGGACGGCTTCTGGTACGCCGTGAAGGACAGCGCCCGCTCGTACCTCACGGCGATCTTCGCGTTCGTGAGCATCGCCACGGCGTACCCGATGTTCCGCATCTTCCTGGACGCCGCCAGCATCGCCGAGTCCCCCGAACACCGCGCGTCCACGCAGGTCGTGATGCGCGATCCGGGCGTGGCGCGCGCACTGGTGCAGGCGACCCTGGTGTTCGGGCTGGTGGACGTGCTGGGCGGCGTCGTGAACAGCGTCGCGAACTACCACATCGTGGTCGCGAAGTTCGGGACGGACGCCTTCAACGCGCAGGTGGCGCAGGCGAACGCCGTGATGCGCGTGCCGGGCCTCGCCGTCTCGCTGATCGGGGCGGGCGTCGGGTTCTGGCTGGTGCAGCGCGCCGTCACCGCCCGCTACGGGGCGGGCGCGAGCCTGCTGGAGCCCGAGAAGCTCACCGCGAGACTGCAGGAGACCGGCGAACGCTGAACGCCCGCACCGGCATGACCGGCACGAGGGACCACAGGGCCGCGCCACACCGGGCGGCCCTGACCCGTCCAGGCCGACCGGCGCGGCCATGACGCCTCCAAACCCCTCCTGCGCTACATTCCGGTCATGCGTTCCCTGACGATCCTGGCCGCCCTGCTCGCCACGTCCTCCGCCCTCGCGCAGACGGTCGCGCCCGCCCGGCCCGGCACCACCACCGTGTACATCAACGGCACGCCCATCCAGGGCACGGTCGTCACGGTGGGCGGCAAGTCGTTCGTGCAGCTGCCCATGACGGACCTGCAGAAGTCCGGGGCGCTCGTGGCG
The sequence above is drawn from the Deinococcus aquiradiocola genome and encodes:
- a CDS encoding VC0807 family protein, with translation MTTPAATKKSSVPKTVWDLIFTLLIPILILSPNILGSGVSVANLMGGGTGGNVRAYLIAALIPVAYVAWDILVNRNVSPVALLGGAAALVSGALAFWYVDGFWYAVKDSARSYLTAIFAFVSIATAYPMFRIFLDAASIAESPEHRASTQVVMRDPGVARALVQATLVFGLVDVLGGVVNSVANYHIVVAKFGTDAFNAQVAQANAVMRVPGLAVSLIGAGVGFWLVQRAVTARYGAGASLLEPEKLTARLQETGER
- a CDS encoding Ppx/GppA phosphatase family protein, with amino-acid sequence MMRVAVADVGTNSTHLLIAETRPGGFRVLDALKDRTRLGECLDADGNVTEEGFERLAHSLERFRALAASQGIQELRAYATSAMRGAPNGEQVAQRLRAEVGVYPVIISGEREGQLTYLGASGSVHFGPDNVLLDLGGGSLELVRGGPGGPGEVLSVPLGSVRLHGQFLGGTPDTRAPRKRDLAALKAHVLACLEPHLDAFRLEPETQVFGSSGTFETLAAVLAARSGPLPEGGLNAVKFTVADLGGLLSDLSQMSAEKRGRVPGLDPKRADIIVAGAAVLHTVLERLGAASVTVSSGALREGMLLEYLQEQEHWTQGLSARQRSVLELAERFGANLAHARQVTLLSQNLYDRLQSLGALDAGGTGADADDTTRSLLSAAATLHEIGLLVGQSSHHKHSAYLIRHAGLLGYDPAQIEVVAQVARYHRRSVPKASHAEFAALGAVTQRRVTQLAAILRVADGLDRAHTQAARIRGLHRDGRGWVLRVSGAHGLELDGVTQKGDLWAQTFGPLRVETT
- a CDS encoding AI-2E family transporter translates to MSSVPELLRAVWARAWVRLLAALLALLGVLLLARVLQGVIVLAVVAFVLAYLFEPLLRWLSRHRVPRGLGVLLIVLTLTVLAGLLVWAGAAQLAGLLGDLPKFGTQLADLATHLLERLRGVPGLQDAPERLGRALNAQVSALGRNAMPLVQRLLGSGSALIGGATSVVGWVGQAAFAITLATYFMLDYPKLGPSVLRLLPVHWQGNARRLSGDVADSFGGYLRGQLIIGAGAGLLVTLGLLALHVPNALGLGLLLAALNIVPYIGLVLAAIPALLLALPGGWVQVALVFALYFLTNQVIGNALAPYVLGRTNNLSPAAVLLSLLVGLTLFGLVGGLLAVPTATLLKHWLETYWLPSRAHGPQPPGPPEQPGGHGPA